Proteins co-encoded in one Medicago truncatula cultivar Jemalong A17 chromosome 8, MtrunA17r5.0-ANR, whole genome shotgun sequence genomic window:
- the LOC11446520 gene encoding monosaccharide-sensing protein 2, with protein sequence MREIVMIATAATLGNLLVGWDSSTIAGGMRYIKQEFNLETDPTLEGLIVSMSFLTGTFVTIFSGTVSDMFGRRPMLITSSIMFFLSGLVMLWAPNVPVVLFSRLLNGIAIALAISLTPLYISEIAPPDIRGLLNTLPMFSSSLGMFLAYILVFSISLMDSPSWRGMLGIVSIHSVAYFFLAVFYLPESPPWLVSKGRISEAKRVLRRIRGVEDVSGELALLAEGMNPGGEATTIEEYIITPASELLSNKEAGKDCIKLYGPNQGELSMIAQQVTRQSSTISGGMLTISRQGSTTSHVSYSIKDNIVNLFSSMHENSPPEGGGSRGSMLISKVSSNDPSPFGTNDNLHTPLLLHEGSAMEKDKGSGSRDKLTMGSNSNLRSNTELIQGAGGDIPKNTNIGGGWQLVYKSIEATEGVKKEAGLQRVYLHADSSAVSRQGSFTSISGYDLHAEHVGESFPAAALVSRSILSTKNKKIKPEVIPKRASWEGLLDPGVKRALVVGIGLQVLQQASGINGFIFYAPQILDQAGVGALLSNLGISSASSSLLVNVVTTFCMLPCIAISMRLMDISGRRSIMLYTIPILILSLMILVLKDLFHLSSILNAAITAICVVTYESIFCMGFGVIPNIISAEIFPTSVRGICISICLLTYWICTLIITSLFPFLLQLLGLTGVFGLFVVGCIVSWIFVYLKVPETKGMPLEVIIEFFAFGSKPAETID encoded by the exons ATGAGGGAAATTGTTATGATTGCAACTGCTGCTACACTTGGGAATTTGTTGGTGGGATGGGATAGTTCAACCATTGCAG GTGGCATGAGATACATCAAACAAGAATTCAACTTAGAAACTGATCCAACGCTTGAAGGACTAATTGTGTCCATGTCATTTCTCACTGGAACATTTGTAACAATATTCTCCGGCACAGTTTCAGATATGTTCGGAAGGCGTCCGATGTTAATAACATCCTCAATCATGTTTTTCTTAAGTGGTTTAGTTATGTTATGGGCTCCAAATGTTCCTGTTGTACTGTTTTCAAGGCTATTGAATGGAATTGCAATTGCATTAGCCATCAGTCTAACTCCTCTCTACATATCTGAGATAGCACCACCTGATATAAGAGGCTTGCTCAATACTCTTCCTATGTTTTCATCCTCTTTGGGAATGTTTTTGGCTTACATCTTGGTTTTCTCTATATCCTTGATGGATTCACCAAGTTGGAGAGGCATGCTTGGTATTGTTTCCATTCATTCTGTTGCTTATTTTTTTCTCGCCGTCTTTTACCTCCCCGAATCTCCTCCTTGGCTTGTAAGTAAAGGAAGAATATCTGAGGCTAAGAGAGTTCTGCGCAGAATTCGTGGAGTTGAAGATGTTTCAG GAGAATTGGCTTTGCTAGCTGAGGGAATGAATCCTGGAGGCGAAGCAACCACTATAGAAGAATACATAATTACCCCAGCAAGTGAGCTCCTTTCAAACAAGGAAGCTGGGAAGGATTGCATAAAGCTTTATGGACCTAATCAAGGAGAACTTTCAATGATTGCACAACAAGTAACCAGACAAAGTAGCACGATATCGGGAGGCATGTTAACAATTTCGCGCCAAGGAAGCACGACTTCCCATGTTTCTTATAGTATTAAGGACAATATTGTCAATCTCTTTAGTAGCATGCATGAAAATAGTCCTCCTGAAGGTGGAGGTTCAAGAGGAAGTATGCTAATTTCTAAAGTGTCGAGTAATGATCCGAGTCCCTTTGGTACAAATGACAACCTGCATACTCCATTACTTCTACATGAAG GTAGTGCAATGGAGAAGGACAAAGGTTCAGGATCAAGGGACAAGTTAACCATGGGGAGCAATAGCAACCTTAGAAGTAATACAGAATTGATTCAAGGTGCTGGTGGAGATATACCAAAGAACACAAACATTGGTGGAGGTTGGCAGTTGGTTTATAAGTCAATCGAAGCAACTGAGGGTGTTAAAAAGGAAGCGGGATTGCAAAGGGTTTATCTTCATGCAGATTCTAGTGCAGTGTCACGACAAGGTTCATTTACTTCAATTTCTGGTTATGACTTGCATGCAGAACATGTTGGTGAATCTTTTCCGGCAGCTGCTCTTGTTAGTCGTTCAATTCTTAGTACTAAGAATAAGAAGATTAAACCAGAAGTTATTCCAAAACGTGCAAGTTGGGAAGGTTTGTTAGATCCTGGTGTAAAGAGAGCATTAGTTGTTGGAATAGGACTTCAAGTTCTTCAGCAG GCTTCTGGTATAAATGGATTTATATTCTATGCTCCACAAATACTTGATCAAGCAGGAGTTGGAGCACTTTTGTCCAATCTGGGCATTAGTTCAGCGTCTTCTTCTTTACTTGTAAATGTCGTAACAACATTCTGCATGCTTCCTTGTATAGCTATTTCCATGAGGTTGATGGATATATCAGGAAGGAG GTCAATAATGCTCTACACAATTCCAATTCTGATACTTTCTCTCATGATACTAGTACTCAAAGACTTATTTCACCTAAGTTCAATCCTCAATGCAGCAATAACAGCAATATGTGTTGTAACATATGAAAGCATATTCTGCATGGGTTTTGGTGTGATACCAAACATCATATCTGCTGAAATATTTCCAACAAGTGTTCGAGGAATAtgtatttcaatttgtttactTACATATTGGATATGTACCTTGATCATCACTTCTTTGTTTCCTTTCTTGCTTCAACTCCTTGGTCTTACtggtgtgtttggattgtttGTTGTTGGTTGCATTGTTTCTTGGATTTTTGTTTACTTGAAAGTTCCTGAAACTAAAGGTATGCCTTTAGAAGTTATCATTGAGTTCTTTGCTTTTGGTTCAAAACCAGCTGAAACTATTGACTGA
- the LOC11443546 gene encoding uncharacterized protein: MDAATESQTDPISLETRPGIFIIGSSTVGKRTLLSRLLAVDSEDAFDSASELNVHGWTINTKYYTADVAVWMAHLHDEFSVENVPAFQQMTALVMVFDMNDLSSLTALQGWVAHTDIQNFEILLCIGNKVDLVPDHPVHAEYRRRLLKHEDSAVDLYSEFSEYGISETEGTSLLGSEEPSWDIRKSCLEWCAEHNIEFVEACASNADFDKCLSVDGDLQGVERIYGALSAHMWPGMVLKSGERINQPSFPEIEEMSSEESDYEQEYEVLSDGTADAWDETEQGWISATPLDAGGPSVSQNNTDTSCEHDDANKSDKELRPTNSRTAFQDEGNMAVTHNIVDSEGDGKLDDNECLDLENLEQLMSEIGNMRSGLRLMPDFQRREMAAKLAMKMASLFGGESDDGEI; this comes from the exons ATGGATGCTGCTACCGAATCACAAACGGATCCTATTTCTCTTGAAACCCGACCCGGAATATTCATCATCGGATCCTCCACCGTCGGAAAACGCACCCTCTTATCCC GATTGCTCGCCGTTGATTCTGAAGATGCTTTTGATTCGGCGTCTGAACTAAATGTGCATGG GTGGACTATTAACACCAAGTACTATACTGCTGATGTTGCTGTTTGGATGGCTCATCTTCATGATGAATTTTCTGTTGAGAATGTACCCGCGTTTCAACAAATGACTGCGTTGGTGATGGTCTTTGACATGAATGAT TTATCTTCCCTAACTGCTCTTCAAGGTTGGGTAGCACACACTGATATCCAAAATTTTGAGATATTACTATGTATTGGAAACAAAGTGGACCTGGTTCCAGATCATCCAGTTCATGCTGAATACAGAAGACGGTTGTTAAAACATGAAGACTCTGCTGTGGATCTTTATTCTGAATTCTCTGAGTATGGAATATCTGAAACTGAAGGAACTAGTTTATTGGGTAGTGAAGAACCGTCCTGGGACATCAGAAAGTCGTGTTTGGAATGGTGTGCTGAGCACAATATTGAGTTCGTTGAGGCTTGTGCTTCCAACGCTGATTTCGATAAAT GCTTGTCTGTAGACGGTGATTTACAAGGAGTTGAACGCATCTATGGTGCACTTTCCGCCCATATGTGGCCTGGGATGGTATTGAAATCCGGTGAAAGGATAAACCAACCATCGTTTCCTGAGATAGAAG AGATGTCATCGGAAGAATCTGACTATGAACAAGAGTATGAAGTTTTATCAGATGGCACAGCGGACGCCTGGGATGAAACTGAACAAGGATGGATTTCTGCAACTCCCTTAGATGCAGGGGGGCCATCAGTTTCACAAAACAATACCGACACATCTTGTGAGCATGACGATGCAAATAAATCTGATAAAGAGCTCCGGCCCACAAACTCAAGAACAGCGTTTCAGGATGAGGGTAACATGGCTGTGACGCACAACATTGTAGATTCCGAGGGAGATGGGAAGTTAGACGACAATGAATGTCTTGACTTGGAGAATTTGGAACAGTTGATGTCTGAGATTGGGAATATGCGCTCAGGCTTAAGATTGATGCCCGATTTTCAAAGAAGGGAAATGGCGGCAAAGTTGGCTATGAAAATGGCTTCCTTATTTGGAGGTGAAAGTGATGATGGGGAAATttag
- the LOC11428288 gene encoding RING-H2 finger protein ATL8: MTRILLQSISSAAPPPDSAASLESDFVVILAALLCALISVVGLTAIARCAWLRRTPVAGASPSAAVANKGLKKKVLNSLPKFTYLDDTPGKWVVSSECAICISEFTAGEEVRVLPQCGHGFHVACVDTWLGSHSSCPSCRAPFAVARCQKCGLYQPTAAGEVAGETEQKTAGGENVEVVVVNANCNGNSVDRHRHNVHNGFLP, encoded by the coding sequence ATGACTAGAATATTATTACAATCCATTTCCTCCGCCGCACCACCGCCGGACTCCGCCGCCTCATTAGAATCCGACTTCGTCGTCATCCTCGCCGCTCTCCTCTGCGCTCTAATCTCCGTCGTGGGTCTCACCGCCATTGCCCGTTGCGCCTGGCTCCGCCGTACCCCCGTCGCCGGAGCATCACCGTCGGCGGCGGTGGCCAACAAAGGTCTCAAAAAGAAGGTTCTCAATTCACTTCCGAAATTCACCTACCTCGACGACACTCCCGGAAAATGGGTCGTCTCATCGGAGTGCGCCATTTGTATCTCGGAGTTCACCGCCGGTGAAGAGGTTCGGGTGCTTCCTCAGTGTGGTCATGGCTTCCACGTGGCATGTGTTGACACGTGGCTTGGGTCTCACTCTTCTTGCCCTTCTTGCCGTGCTCCGTTTGCCGTTGCTAGGTGTCAGAAATGTGGGCTTTATCAACCGACGGCTGCCGGAGAAGTTGCCGGTGAAACGGAACAGAAAACTGCCGGCGGCGAGAATGtagaagttgttgttgttaatgctAATTGTAATGGTAATAGTGTTGATAGGCATAGGCACAATGTTCATAATGGCTTCTTGCCTTAA